The genomic stretch CGAACAACGTGCGTTTTGCCGACCTGGTGGTTATGGCGGAGCGGCTGCACCCGATCCCATTCCGAACTCGGCCGTGAAACGCTCCAGCGCTGATGGTACTTCGTCTCAAGACGCGGGAGAGTAGGTCGCTGCCAGGTCTGCTAAATGCACGTTGAACTCACATCCAAGCGGATGTTGAGTGAAATCTTCTCTCTACGAACAAGGCCCGCCAACGGGACCACGGGCCGCGTAAGCGGCCCTTTCATTTGGTGGACCATCTATCTATCCGTAGGTCATCCTATTTGTAGGTCATGGCTTACGTCCAAAGGTTGACGCGGGGTGGAGCAGCCCGGTAGCTCGTCAGGCTCATAACCTGAAGGTCACAGGTTCAAATCCTGTCCCCGCAACCAAATCAAAAACGGCCCGCATGGCTTCCAGCCTGCGGGCCGTTCGCGTTTTTGGCTCAATTGAAGCGCGATGATGAAAGGAAGGTAAGCGCTGTCCCGTTGGCACCTTTCGCGCGTTGTCGTGAGCGACGATGCTCGGAGCCTTTGAGGGCTTCGACACATGACGATTTCAGAGCTTACGCTTAAGTCCAGGGACGAGGAGCCGGTTCGACGGCTTGAGATATTCACGGGTTCTGGACGGCGGCGCGAATGGTTGCCGGAGGAGAAGGCGCGGATCGTGGCGGAAAGCTACGATGCTGGCGAGACCGTGAGCGCGGTGGCTCGGCGACATGCATTGTCCCCGCAGCAGCTGTTCGCCTGGCGCCGGTCCGCGCGGGTGCCGTTGGCGAATGCGCCAGCACCGGAGCCGTTGTTTGTTCCAGCGGTGGTCGCGGCACAGGAGCCCGAACCGGCGGGGAAGCGCGCGAGATCGACACGGAAGCGGAAGGCCGCGCGAGAAGGCGGCGTGATAGAGCTGGAGATTGACGGCGTCGCCATGCGGGTCGGTCGTGGCGCCGACGCCAGGACGGTGGCGGCGGTGATCCGTGCGCTGAAGGCGCCGTCGTGATCGGGCCGACGGGTGTGGTCAAGGGTACCCGTCCGGTGAAGACCGCAGACGTGCGTATCCGGCGGCTTGAGCACCTGAGCACCGTGGTGCTGGGTCAAGCTTTCGATGGGGAGACGCGATGATATTCTTCGAGGAGGAGTTTGACTTCCTCGATGCCTTCATCGGTGAAGGCCAAGATCCCGTCGTCATCGTTGGCGCCGTACACCCAGATGACGCCGTCCTCGGGCTCGAGACCGAGGGTCAGGTCCTGGATGAGCGCTTCGCTGACTCCGAGGTCCCTGGCGACACGTTCGACGGTGTAGACGTGATGCACCTTATTGCGCTGCATGATCAGGCCGCCGCTGGTTGGGTCCGCAATTTTGCAGATCTCCAATTCCATGGCAGCAAATCATCGATCCGCTGGGCTGGGTGGGCTGCGATGCGCGCCAGGATATCGGCGAGCCAGGCCTGAGGGTCGACGTCATTCAACTTGGCGCTGACGATCAGGCTGTAGAGAACGGCAGCGCGCTGTCCGCCGCGATCGGAACCGCAGAACAGCCAGGACTTTCTGCCGAGAGCGATGCCGCGCAGGGCTCGCTCGGCTGCATTGTTGGATAGGCAAATCCGCCCATCGTCGAGGAACCGGGTGAAGGACGACCAGCGACGCAGCATGTAGTTGAAGGCCTTGGTCAGATCGTGTCCGCGCGAGAGCTTGTCGCGCGTCTCGATCATCCAGCGCTCGAGCTCGGTGACCAGCGGCGCGCTCCGCTCTTTGCGCACGGCGTGGCGTTGGCCTGGCGACAGGCCGTTGATCGCGCGCTCGATATCGAACAGGGCATCGATGCGCTTCACGGCTTCAACCGCTAGCGGATAGACCAGGTTGGGCTTCTCGCCGTGCGCCTTCTTGCGCGCCGCCGCTTCGATATCGGCCAGCTCGAACACTTTGCGCCGGCTGTGGGCCCAGCAGCTGGCTTCCAGAATAGGCGCCGGCTGACGGCCCGTCGCATAGAGATCACCATAACCGCCATAGGCGTCGGCCTGCAGAATGCCGCTCCAGCCGGCGAGATGCGCCTCGGGATGTTCGCCTCGGCGATCGCGGGAATAGTAGAACACCACCGCCGGCGGATCGGCGCCGCCGAACGGCCGGTCATCGCGCACATAGGTCCATAATCGGCCGGTATCGGTCTTGCCCTTGGCCAGGACCGGCACCGTCGTGTCGTCGCCGTGCAGACGTGAAGCGGCCAGCACATGGGCTTCGAGCCGCTTGAACAGCGGCATCAGCACCGCGGCGCCGGCGCCGACCTGGTCGGCGAGCGTCGACAGGCTGAGCGGCACGCCTTCGCGGGCATAGCGTTCAGCCTGGCGGTTGAGCGGCTGATGCTGGCCGAACTTCTCGAACAGGATCATCGCCAGCAGGCCGGGGCCAGCCCAGCCGCGCGGGGTGGCGTGGAACGGCGCCGGTGCCTGGC from Mesorhizobium sp. NZP2077 encodes the following:
- a CDS encoding transposase; amino-acid sequence: MTISELTLKSRDEEPVRRLEIFTGSGRRREWLPEEKARIVAESYDAGETVSAVARRHALSPQQLFAWRRSARVPLANAPAPEPLFVPAVVAAQEPEPAGKRARSTRKRKAAREGGVIELEIDGVAMRVGRGADARTVAAVIRALKAPS
- a CDS encoding IS66 family transposase, whose protein sequence is MVATALDAVPDDIGALRAALTAALARAEDETARATLIEAELAVARAKASDDAALIAHQGLTIRKLQRALHGQSSERSARLHDQMELTFEELESTATEDEIAAEQAAARTTEVAPYVRKRPARQPFPEHLPRERVVEPAPTACHCCGGHRLRRLGEDITETLEVVPRQWKVIQHVREKFTCRDCEAISQAPAPFHATPRGWAGPGLLAMILFEKFGQHQPLNRQAERYAREGVPLSLSTLADQVGAGAAVLMPLFKRLEAHVLAASRLHGDDTTVPVLAKGKTDTGRLWTYVRDDRPFGGADPPAVVFYYSRDRRGEHPEAHLAGWSGILQADAYGGYGDLYATGRQPAPILEASCWAHSRRKVFELADIEAAARKKAHGEKPNLVYPLAVEAVKRIDALFDIERAINGLSPGQRHAVRKERSAPLVTELERWMIETRDKLSRGHDLTKAFNYMLRRWSSFTRFLDDGRICLSNNAAERALRGIALGRKSWLFCGSDRGGQRAAVLYSLIVSAKLNDVDPQAWLADILARIAAHPAQRIDDLLPWNWRSAKLRTQPAAA